A stretch of the Vigna radiata var. radiata cultivar VC1973A chromosome 7, Vradiata_ver6, whole genome shotgun sequence genome encodes the following:
- the LOC106766917 gene encoding DNA repair protein recA homolog 3, mitochondrial isoform X2: MWLGRSVSPKYVPVVSTGSFALDIALGIGGLPKGRVVEIYGPEASGKTTLALHVIAEAQKQGGYCVFVDAEHALDKRLAESIGVNTENLLLSQPDCGEQALSLVDTLIRSGSVDVIVVDSVAALVPKGELDGEMGDAHMAMQARLMSQALRKLSHALSLSQSILIFINQVRSKISTFGGFSGPTEVTCGGNALKFYASVRLNIKRTGFVKKGEEILGSQVLVKVVKNKLAPPFKTAEFELEFGKGICRETEVIDLSVQHRLILKAGAMYYYNEQNFRGKDALKNFLAENCSALEELETKLREKVLKVETEQTQESDVINGDVTEEIASVDSTVEETAVVEA, encoded by the exons ATGTGGCTTGGTCGCTCTGTCTCACCAAAATATGTTCCTGTTGTGTCTACAGGTTCTTTTGCTCTTGATATAGCACTAGGAATTGGTGGTCTTCCGAAG GGACGTGTTGTGGAAATATATGGGCCAGAGGCTTCTGGAAAAACAACTCTTGCTTTACATGTGATTGCAGAAGCACAGAAGCAAGGAG GTTATTGTGTCTTTGTTGATGCTGAGCATGCCCTTGATAAGAGACTTGCAGAGTCTATTGGGGTGAATACAGAAAACTTGCTTCTCTCCCAACCTGATTGTGGTGAACAAGCCCTCAGTCTCGTGGATACCTTAATACGTAGTGGTTCAGTTGATGTAATTGTTGTTGACAGT GTGGCTGCACTTGTTCCTAAAGGTGAGCTTGATGGTGAAATGGGTGATGCTCACATGGCAATGCAGGCTAGGTTGATGAGTCAGGCACTTCGAAAATTGAGCCATGCATTATCACTTTCTCAAAgtatactaatttttataaatcag GTGAGGTCAAAGATTTCAACCTTTGGGGGATTTAGTGGACCTACTGAAGTTACTTGTGGTGGTAATGCATTGAAATTCTATGCTTCTGTGCGTCTAAATATCAAGAGAACAGGGTTTGTCAAGAAGGGTGAAGAG ATTTTAGGAAGTCAGGTTCTTGTCAAGGTTGTGAAGAACAAGCTTGCCCCTCCATTTAAAACTGCTGAGTTTGAGCTTGAATTTGGCAAGGGGATATGTAGAGAAACAGAGGTTATAGATCTAAGTGTACAACACAGACTAATCTTAAAGGCTGGCGCAATGTATTACTATAACGAACAGAATTTCCGTGGCAAGGATGCCCTGAAGAATTTCCTAGCTGAGAATTGTAGCGCATTAGAAGAACTTGAAACTAAGCTCAGAGAAAAGGTTCTTAAGGTTGAAACAGAACAGACACAAGAATCAGATGTTATTAATGGAGATGTTACCGAAGAAATTGCCTCAGTTGATTCTACTGTTGAAGAAACAGCTGTTGTAGAAGCATGA
- the LOC106766917 gene encoding DNA repair protein recA homolog 3, mitochondrial isoform X1, translating into MTRLLRHTSLLTRSLFVPKRFELGLFGTSQILSFSSKGRRRSKSDGSDSGEENISKKELALQQALDQITSAFGKGSIMWLGRSVSPKYVPVVSTGSFALDIALGIGGLPKGRVVEIYGPEASGKTTLALHVIAEAQKQGGYCVFVDAEHALDKRLAESIGVNTENLLLSQPDCGEQALSLVDTLIRSGSVDVIVVDSVAALVPKGELDGEMGDAHMAMQARLMSQALRKLSHALSLSQSILIFINQVRSKISTFGGFSGPTEVTCGGNALKFYASVRLNIKRTGFVKKGEEILGSQVLVKVVKNKLAPPFKTAEFELEFGKGICRETEVIDLSVQHRLILKAGAMYYYNEQNFRGKDALKNFLAENCSALEELETKLREKVLKVETEQTQESDVINGDVTEEIASVDSTVEETAVVEA; encoded by the exons GTAGAAGACGCTCCAAATCTGATGGAAGTGATTCTGGTGAAGAAAACATATCCAAGAAAGAGTTGGCCCTTCAACAAGCCCTTGATCAAATCACTTCTGCATTTGGAAAGGGATCCATCATGTGGCTTGGTCGCTCTGTCTCACCAAAATATGTTCCTGTTGTGTCTACAGGTTCTTTTGCTCTTGATATAGCACTAGGAATTGGTGGTCTTCCGAAG GGACGTGTTGTGGAAATATATGGGCCAGAGGCTTCTGGAAAAACAACTCTTGCTTTACATGTGATTGCAGAAGCACAGAAGCAAGGAG GTTATTGTGTCTTTGTTGATGCTGAGCATGCCCTTGATAAGAGACTTGCAGAGTCTATTGGGGTGAATACAGAAAACTTGCTTCTCTCCCAACCTGATTGTGGTGAACAAGCCCTCAGTCTCGTGGATACCTTAATACGTAGTGGTTCAGTTGATGTAATTGTTGTTGACAGT GTGGCTGCACTTGTTCCTAAAGGTGAGCTTGATGGTGAAATGGGTGATGCTCACATGGCAATGCAGGCTAGGTTGATGAGTCAGGCACTTCGAAAATTGAGCCATGCATTATCACTTTCTCAAAgtatactaatttttataaatcag GTGAGGTCAAAGATTTCAACCTTTGGGGGATTTAGTGGACCTACTGAAGTTACTTGTGGTGGTAATGCATTGAAATTCTATGCTTCTGTGCGTCTAAATATCAAGAGAACAGGGTTTGTCAAGAAGGGTGAAGAG ATTTTAGGAAGTCAGGTTCTTGTCAAGGTTGTGAAGAACAAGCTTGCCCCTCCATTTAAAACTGCTGAGTTTGAGCTTGAATTTGGCAAGGGGATATGTAGAGAAACAGAGGTTATAGATCTAAGTGTACAACACAGACTAATCTTAAAGGCTGGCGCAATGTATTACTATAACGAACAGAATTTCCGTGGCAAGGATGCCCTGAAGAATTTCCTAGCTGAGAATTGTAGCGCATTAGAAGAACTTGAAACTAAGCTCAGAGAAAAGGTTCTTAAGGTTGAAACAGAACAGACACAAGAATCAGATGTTATTAATGGAGATGTTACCGAAGAAATTGCCTCAGTTGATTCTACTGTTGAAGAAACAGCTGTTGTAGAAGCATGA